From Streptomyces sp. NBC_01460, a single genomic window includes:
- a CDS encoding alpha/beta fold hydrolase produces MSRPPTFTPPSCARARVLRTERGDFAVLDAAPPSGAHSTALLLPGYTGSKEDFIALLEPLAEAGFRVLSVDGRGQYETEGTGRQESYAQAELARDVLAQAASADDAGLPGGLHLLGHSLGGQIARAAVLMDAAPFRSLTLMSSGPAEIDPAQQNKARLLGDAVGRWSMDEVWRMMRAMDPPEDADTGDGEDLRRRWLRHDPAQLTATGAQLSCEPDRVAELAALRLPVHVISGERDDVWPVPLLDAMAERLGACRTVIGGAEHSPNTARPVETAAALVSFWKGV; encoded by the coding sequence ATGAGCAGGCCGCCCACCTTCACCCCGCCCTCCTGTGCCCGTGCCCGTGTACTGCGTACCGAGCGCGGGGACTTCGCCGTGCTGGACGCGGCGCCGCCCTCCGGTGCCCACTCCACCGCTCTCCTGCTGCCCGGGTACACCGGCAGCAAGGAGGACTTCATCGCGCTGCTCGAACCGCTGGCCGAGGCCGGTTTCCGGGTGCTGTCCGTCGACGGCCGAGGACAGTACGAGACGGAGGGGACGGGTCGTCAGGAGTCCTACGCACAGGCGGAGTTGGCCCGCGACGTGCTGGCCCAGGCGGCCTCCGCCGACGATGCCGGGCTCCCCGGCGGCCTCCATCTGCTCGGCCACTCCCTGGGCGGTCAGATCGCCCGCGCCGCGGTGCTCATGGACGCCGCGCCCTTCCGTTCACTGACCCTGATGTCGTCCGGGCCCGCCGAGATCGACCCGGCACAGCAGAACAAGGCGCGGCTCCTCGGGGACGCGGTGGGCCGCTGGAGCATGGACGAGGTGTGGCGGATGATGCGGGCGATGGACCCGCCCGAGGACGCGGACACCGGCGACGGCGAGGACCTGCGCCGGCGCTGGCTGCGCCACGACCCGGCGCAGCTGACCGCCACGGGCGCCCAGTTGTCGTGCGAGCCGGACCGGGTGGCCGAACTGGCCGCGCTGCGCCTTCCCGTGCACGTGATCTCGGGCGAGCGCGACGACGTCTGGCCGGTGCCGCTGCTCGACGCGATGGCCGAACGGCTGGGTGCCTGCCGGACCGTGATCGGGGGCGCCGAGCACTCCCCCAACACGGCCCGTCCCGTGGAGACCGCGGCCGCACTCGTCTCGTTCTGGAAGGGCGTCTGA